One genomic region from Lates calcarifer isolate ASB-BC8 linkage group LG10, TLL_Latcal_v3, whole genome shotgun sequence encodes:
- the nat10 gene encoding RNA cytidine acetyltransferase, giving the protein MATVRKKVDNRIRVQIENGVALQHRTMFVVVGDRGRDQVVILHHMLSKATVRARPSVLWCYKKDLGFSSNRKKRMRQLQKKIKTGTLNLNQDDPFELFVAATNIRYCYYNETHKILGNTYGMCVLQDFEALTPNLLARTIETVEGGGIVVILLRTMNSLKQLYTMTMDVHSRYRTEAHQDVVGRFNERFILSLSSCKNCVVIDDQLNILPISSHMANIKPVPPKTQEDSLSPREQELKDVKESLQDTQPVGVLVDCCRTMDQAKAVLKFIEAISEKTLRSTVALTAARGRGKSAALGLAVAGAVAFGYSNIFVTSPSPDNLHTMFEFIFKGFDALQYQEHLDYEIIQSLNPEFNKAVVRVNIFKEHRQTIQYIHPGDAVKLGQAELLVIDEAAAIPLPLVKNLLGPYLVFMASTINGYEGTGRSLSLKLIQQLRQQSADSQQSMSAENRTTNTARLAAARSLHEVSLHESIRYAPGDAVEKWLNDLLCLDCLNIPRLISGCPLPQTCDLYYVNRDTLFCYHKASEAFLQRLMALYVASHYKNSPNDLQMLSDAPAHHLFCLLPPVPPTQNSLPEVLAVVQVCLEGEISRQSILNSLSRGKKASGDLIPWTVSEQFQDPEFGSLSGGRVVRIAVNPDYQGMGYGSRALQLLQMYYEGKFPTMDEHTHSNHNEITSVSSEAVSLLEEVITPRKELPPLLLKLSERRAERLDYLGVSYGLTTQLLKFWKKAGYTPVYLRQTPNDLTGEHSCVMLKELNTDEAPEQSQWLSAFWKDFRRRFLSLLSYQFSSFHPSLALSILQNKKSKEETSTLTGSELAAHFSPYDLKRLELYSRSMVDYHLIMDLIPAVARMYFLKQLCDVSLSAAQCALLLGIGLQHKSVDQLEKEIDLPSSQLMGLFNRLIRKFVQVFTSIQEKAIEAEMAATKDVTMEPTVRSLNDDLNEAAKEFEERHKQDVEKVKEMDLEEYRIRGDDEEWDQVLKKAGNTAIVSIKSDKKRKLDGGNVIASNGGPQHGKLKKKEMQHGKFKNKDKHGKFGKKA; this is encoded by the exons ATGGCAACTGTCCGCAAGAAGGTAGATAACCGGATCCGGGTCCAGATAGAGAATGGAGTGGCTCTGCAGCATCGCACCATGTTTGTGGTGGTGGGCGATCGTGGCAGAGATCAG GTTGTCATCCTGCATCACATGCTGTCTAAAGCCACCGTCAGAGCTCGGCCCTCTGTATTGTGGTGCTACAAAAAAGACCTGGGATTCAGCAG CAATCGCAAGAAGCGAATGAGACAgctgcaaaagaaaattaaaaccGGCACACTGAATTTGAATCAGGATGACCCGTTTGAACTTTTCGTCGCTGCAACTAACATCCGCTACTGTTACTACAACGAGACACATAAGATCCTGGGAAACACCTACGGCATGTGTGTCTTACAG GATTTTGAAGCTCTTACTCCCAACCTCTTAGCAAGAACTATTGAGACTGTGGAAGGAGGTGGAATTGTGGTCATACTGCTGAGGACAATGAACTCTCTCAAGCAGCTGTACACCATGACTATG GATGTACACTCTCGATACAGGACTGAGGCTCATCAGGATGTGGTGGGCCGGTTCAATGAGAG ATTCATACTGTCCCTCTCATCCTGCAAAAACTGTGTTGTCATTGACGACCAACTCAACATCCTGCCAATCTCCAGCCACATGGCAAACATCAAGCCAGTTCCTCCGAAGACTCAG GAGGACAGTTTGTCCCCACGAGAACAGGAGCTGAAGGATGTGAAGGAGTCTCTTCAGGACACACAGCCTGTGGGTGTTTTGGTGGATTGCTGCAGGACCATGGACCAG GCCAAGGCAGTGCTGAAGTTTATTGAGGCGATCTCAGAGAAGACCCTGAGGAGCACTGTGGCTCTGACTGCTGCCCGTGGTCGAGGCAAGTCTGCAGCTCTGGGACTGGCTGTGGCTGGAGCTGTGGCCTTTGG ctacTCCAATATCTTTGTAACCTCGCCGAGTCCAGACAACCTCCACACCATGTTTGAGTTCATCTTCAAAGGATTTGATGCTCTGCAATATCAG GAGCATCTCGACTATGAAATCATCCAGTCTTTGAATCCGGAGTTCAACAAAGCAGTGGTGCGGGTGAACATCTTCAAAGAGCACCGGCAGACAATTCAG TACATCCACCCAGGTGATGCAGTGAAACTGGGTCAGGCTGAACTGCTGGTCATTGATGAGGCTGCAGCCATTCCTCTTCCTTTGGTTAAGAACCTGCTGGGACCTTATCTGGTTTTCATGGCCTCCACCATCAACGG GTACGAAGGCACGGGAcgttccctctctctcaaacTGATTCAGCAGTTGAGGCAGCAGAGTGCAGACAGTCAGCAGAGCATGTCAGCAGAAAACAGGACCACCAACACAGCAAGGCTAGCAGCAG CCCGCTCTCTCCACGAGGTTTCTCTTCACGAGTCCATTCGATATGCTCCGGGAGACGCTGTGGAGAAGTGGCTGAATGATCTGCTCTGTCTGGACTGCCTCAACATTCCCAGGCTCATTTCTGGCTGCCCACTTCCACAGACCTGTGACCT ATACTATGTGAACAGAGACACGCTGTTCTGTTACCACAAGGCATCTGAGGCATTCCTGCAGAGGCTGATGGCTCTTTATGTGGCATCACACTACAAG AATTCCCCCAACGACCTGCAGATGTTGTCTGATGCTCCGGCCCATCACCTCTTCTGCCTCCTGCCGCCTGTTCCTCCCACACAGAACTCACTTCCCGAGGTCCTCGCTGTGGTGCAG GTTTGTCTGGAGGGAGAAATATCTCGGCAGTCCATCCTAAACAGTCTGTCCAGAGGGAAGAAGGCCTCTGGTGATCTCATTCCCTGGACTGTATCAGAACAA TTCCAAGACCCAGAGTTCGGCAGCCTCTCTGGAGGCAGAGTGGTGCGAATAGCTGTCAATCCAGACTACCAGGGG ATGGGTTATGGCTCCAGAGctctccagctcctgcagaTGTACTATGAGGGCAAGTTTCCCACCATGgatgagcacacacactccaaccaCAATGAGATCACCTCCGTGAGCAGTGAG GCTGTCAGTCTTCTGGAGGAGGTTATCACGCCACGGAAGGAGCTCCCccctctgctgctgaagctgagtgagaggagagcagagagactggACTATTTAGGAGTTTCCTATGGCCTTACCACACAGCTGCTCAA GTTCTGGAAGAAAGCAGGTTATACTCCAGTCTACTTAAGGCAAACTCCT AACGACCTGACAGGAGAGCACTCTTGTGTGATGCTGAAGGAGCTGAATACAGATGAAGCCCCAGAACAGAGCCAGTGGCTGTCTGCCTTCTGGAAAG aTTTCCGTCGGCGCTTCCTGTCCCTCCTCTCCTACCAATTCAGCAGCTTCCATCCAAGCCTGGCACTCAGCATCCTGCAGAATAAGAAGTCCAAGGAGGAGACAAGCA CTCTCACTGGCTCTGAGCTGGCAGCCCACTTCAGTCCTTATGACCTCAAACGTCTGGAGCTTTATTCGAGGAGCATGGTGGACTATCACCTCATCATGGACCTTATCCCAGCTGTGGCACGCATGTACTTCCTCAAGCAACTCTGTGACGTCTCCCTCTCAGCAGCACAGTGT GCATTACTGCTTGGTATAGGATTGCAGCACAAGTCGGTGGACCAGCTAGAAAAGGAAATTGATCTCCCAAGCTCGCAGCTCATGGGCCTCTTCAACCGTCTAATTCGGAAATTTGTGCAA GTCTTCACTAGCATCCAAGAAAAAGCGATTGAGGCCGAGATGGCAGCCACTAAAGATGTTACCATGGAGCCAACTGTCAGAAGCCTTAATGATGATCTG AATGAAGCAGCTAAGGAGTTTGAGGAGCGCCACAAGCAAGATGTAGAGAAAGTAAAGGAAATGGACTTGGAGGA GTACAGGATCCGTGGAGACGATGAGGAGTGGGATCAGGTGCTAAAAAAAGCAGGGAACACAGCTATCGTCAGCATAAAGAG CgacaagaagaggaagctgGATGGGGGAAACGTGATAGCGAGCAATGGGGGTCCCCAGCATGGGAAActgaaaaagaaggaaatgcaGCATGGCAAATTCAAGAACAAAGACAAGCATGGAAAATTCGGAAAGAAGGCGTGA
- the caprin1b gene encoding caprin-1b isoform X2, whose translation MPSAMNANRTVQSASPDVGSAPGSMGNFALGGQSEVLKQVLCVIDKKVRNMEKKKSKLDDYQVRKNKGERLNQDQLEALSKYQEVMNNLEFARELQKTFIVLGQDIQKVVKKSARREQLQREEAEQRRLKTILELQFLLDRLGEDTVRQDLKQGVGGSPLLTDADLAAFDEFYKLVGPDRDQNIRLADQYEEASVHLWDLLEGRDKAVVGTTYKALKDTLDQVLLSGYFDRVPSHQNGVCEEEEEEEPVAAAAVAAAAVAAAAAAAAAAAAAAAAVAESSEAEEQTVDPETEIIEEFAEPIAVETTEFVNRQFIPDGTYSGSEKEQGEEWTTETEAVSAMQQQQQPVQPAAPPVALETHPMNLASPVPPTDPMVRKQVVQDLMAQMQGTYNFMQDSMLEFDGQPIDPAIVSAQPMKPAQNMDLPQMVCPPVHPESRLSQPNTVPVQPEPTQVPIVSPTPPPMYQTSHTPDPRPSAESIDPIQTSMSLSSEQPPPSTALPPASQTQVFQPVSKAPHSSGINVNAAPFQSMQTVFNLNAPVPPANETEALNQASQYQNSYNQAFSSQSQHPVEQTDMQSEQLQSVGAFHSQDQSGGHQQPSQQGPGFGRQAQSFYNSRGMSRGGPRNARGMINGYRGSSNGFRGGYDGYRPPFANTPNSGYGQTQFNTPRDYSNGNYQRDGYQQNYKRGAGQGPRGVSRGSTQAMRS comes from the exons ATGCCCTCAGCGATGAATGCAAACAGGACAGTGCAGTCTGCCAGCCCAGATGTGGGATCCGCTCCAGGGTCAATGGGCAATTTTGCACTTGGTGGACAGTCTGAAGTCTTGAAGCAAGTGCTGTGTGTCATCGACAAGAAGGTCCGCAACATGGAGAAGAAAAAG AGCAAACTGGATGATTATCAAGTCAGGAAGAATAAAGGGGAGCGACTCAATCAGGACCAGCTG gAGGCCCTCTCCAAATACCAGGAAGTCATGAATAATTTGGAATTTGCACGAGAGTTGCAGAAGACATTCATTGTACTGGGACAAGAT ATCCAGAAGGTGGTGAAAAAGTCTGCACGACGGGAGCAGCTGCAGcgggaggaggcagagcagaggaggctgaagaCTATTCTGGAGCTGCAGTTCCTGCTGGACCGGCTGGGAGAGGACACGGTGCGGCAGGACCTGAAGCAGGGAGTTGGCGGCTCACCGCTGCTAACAGATGCAGACCTTGCAGCTTTTGATGAGTTCTACAAATTAGTGGGGCCAGACCGTGACCAAAACATCAG GTTGGCCGACCAGTATGAAGAGGCATCTGTGCACCTCTGGGACCTGCTGGAAGGGAGGGACAAGGCTGTGGTTGGAACAACAT ACAAAGCACTGAAAGACACATTGGACCAGGTTCTGCTGAGCGGGTACTTTGACCGGGTTCCCTCTCACCAAAACGGAgtgtgtgaggaggaagaggaggaagagccaGTTgcggcagcagcagtggcagcagcagcagtagctgcagcagcagcagcagcagcagcagcagcagcagcagcagcagcagtcgcTGAATCGTCAGAAGCAGAAGAGCAGACTGTTGATCCAG aaactgaaataattGAGGAGTTCGCAGAGCCAATTGCAGTGGAAACAACAGAG TTTGTAAATAGACAGTTCATTCCAGACGGCACATACAGTGGGAGCGAGAAGGAGCAGGGGGAAGAGTGGACCACGGAAACAGAG GCAGTTAGTgccatgcagcagcagcagcaacccgTGCAGCCTGCAGCTCCCCCTGTTGCCCTGGAGACCCACCCCATGAACTTAGCGTCTCCTGTGCCACCTACTGACCCTATGGTTAGGAAACAGGTGGTGCAGGACTTAATGGCACAGATGCAGGGAACGTACAACTTCATGCAG GACTCTATGCTGGAGTTTGACGGACAGCCCATTGACCCAGCCATTGTATCAGCCCAGCCCATGAAACCCGCTCAGAACATGGACTTACCGCAGATGGTGTGTCCTCCCG TTCACCCAGAGTCCCGGCTATCGCAACCCAACACTGTTCCTGTCCAGCCTGAGCCCACACAA GTTCCCATCGTCTCCCCAACACCACCCCCCATGTATCAGACCTCACACACGCCAGATCCTCGACCCTCAGCAGAATCTATTGACCCCATCCAG ACCTCAATGTCCTTGTCGTCAGAGCAGCCTCCTCCCTCTACAGCCCTCCCCCCTGCCTCTCAGACACAGGTTTTCCAACCTGTTTCCAAAGCTCCTCACAGCAGTGGCATCAATGTCAATGCAGCACCATTCCAGTCAATGCAGACA GTGTTCAACCTCAATGCCCCAGTCCCGCCAGCTAATGAGACCGAGGCTTTGAACCAGGCCAGCCAATACCAGAACAGCTACAACCAGGCTTTCAGCAGCCAGTCGCAGCATCCTGTGGAGCAGACGGACATGCAGTCAGAACAACTGCAATCTG TTGGTGCCTTCCATTCCCAAGACCAGTCAGGAGGCCATCAGCAGCCTTCCCAACAGGGCCCAGGCTTTGGCAGGCAGGCTCAATCCTTCTACAATAGCAGAGGCATGTCTCGTGGTGGACCCCGCAATGCCAGGGGCATGATCAATGGCTACAGAGGCTCATCAAACGGATTCAGAG GTGGCTATGATGGTTATCGTCCTCCTTTTGCCAACACTCCAAACTCTGGTTATGGACAGACTCAGTTCAACACACCTCGAGATTACTCAAATGGGAATTATCAGAGG GATGGTTATCAACAAAACTACAAGCGCGGAGCTGGTCAGGGACCCAGAGGAGTGTCAAGAGGCAGCACTCAGGCAATGCGATCCTGA
- the caprin1b gene encoding caprin-1b isoform X1, translated as MPSAMNANRTVQSASPDVGSAPGSMGNFALGGQSEVLKQVLCVIDKKVRNMEKKKSKLDDYQVRKNKGERLNQDQLEALSKYQEVMNNLEFARELQKTFIVLGQDIQKVVKKSARREQLQREEAEQRRLKTILELQFLLDRLGEDTVRQDLKQGVGGSPLLTDADLAAFDEFYKLVGPDRDQNIRLADQYEEASVHLWDLLEGRDKAVVGTTYKALKDTLDQVLLSGYFDRVPSHQNGVCEEEEEEEPVAAAAVAAAAVAAAAAAAAAAAAAAAAVAESSEAEEQTVDPETEIIEEFAEPIAVETTEFVNRQFIPDGTYSGSEKEQGEEWTTETEAVSAMQQQQQPVQPAAPPVALETHPMNLASPVPPTDPMVRKQVVQDLMAQMQGTYNFMQDSMLEFDGQPIDPAIVSAQPMKPAQNMDLPQMVCPPVHPESRLSQPNTVPVQPEPTQVPIVSPTPPPMYQTSHTPDPRPSAESIDPIQTSMSLSSEQPPPSTALPPASQTQVFQPVSKAPHSSGINVNAAPFQSMQTVFNLNAPVPPANETEALNQASQYQNSYNQAFSSQSQHPVEQTDMQSEQLQSVVGAFHSQDQSGGHQQPSQQGPGFGRQAQSFYNSRGMSRGGPRNARGMINGYRGSSNGFRGGYDGYRPPFANTPNSGYGQTQFNTPRDYSNGNYQRDGYQQNYKRGAGQGPRGVSRGSTQAMRS; from the exons ATGCCCTCAGCGATGAATGCAAACAGGACAGTGCAGTCTGCCAGCCCAGATGTGGGATCCGCTCCAGGGTCAATGGGCAATTTTGCACTTGGTGGACAGTCTGAAGTCTTGAAGCAAGTGCTGTGTGTCATCGACAAGAAGGTCCGCAACATGGAGAAGAAAAAG AGCAAACTGGATGATTATCAAGTCAGGAAGAATAAAGGGGAGCGACTCAATCAGGACCAGCTG gAGGCCCTCTCCAAATACCAGGAAGTCATGAATAATTTGGAATTTGCACGAGAGTTGCAGAAGACATTCATTGTACTGGGACAAGAT ATCCAGAAGGTGGTGAAAAAGTCTGCACGACGGGAGCAGCTGCAGcgggaggaggcagagcagaggaggctgaagaCTATTCTGGAGCTGCAGTTCCTGCTGGACCGGCTGGGAGAGGACACGGTGCGGCAGGACCTGAAGCAGGGAGTTGGCGGCTCACCGCTGCTAACAGATGCAGACCTTGCAGCTTTTGATGAGTTCTACAAATTAGTGGGGCCAGACCGTGACCAAAACATCAG GTTGGCCGACCAGTATGAAGAGGCATCTGTGCACCTCTGGGACCTGCTGGAAGGGAGGGACAAGGCTGTGGTTGGAACAACAT ACAAAGCACTGAAAGACACATTGGACCAGGTTCTGCTGAGCGGGTACTTTGACCGGGTTCCCTCTCACCAAAACGGAgtgtgtgaggaggaagaggaggaagagccaGTTgcggcagcagcagtggcagcagcagcagtagctgcagcagcagcagcagcagcagcagcagcagcagcagcagcagcagtcgcTGAATCGTCAGAAGCAGAAGAGCAGACTGTTGATCCAG aaactgaaataattGAGGAGTTCGCAGAGCCAATTGCAGTGGAAACAACAGAG TTTGTAAATAGACAGTTCATTCCAGACGGCACATACAGTGGGAGCGAGAAGGAGCAGGGGGAAGAGTGGACCACGGAAACAGAG GCAGTTAGTgccatgcagcagcagcagcaacccgTGCAGCCTGCAGCTCCCCCTGTTGCCCTGGAGACCCACCCCATGAACTTAGCGTCTCCTGTGCCACCTACTGACCCTATGGTTAGGAAACAGGTGGTGCAGGACTTAATGGCACAGATGCAGGGAACGTACAACTTCATGCAG GACTCTATGCTGGAGTTTGACGGACAGCCCATTGACCCAGCCATTGTATCAGCCCAGCCCATGAAACCCGCTCAGAACATGGACTTACCGCAGATGGTGTGTCCTCCCG TTCACCCAGAGTCCCGGCTATCGCAACCCAACACTGTTCCTGTCCAGCCTGAGCCCACACAA GTTCCCATCGTCTCCCCAACACCACCCCCCATGTATCAGACCTCACACACGCCAGATCCTCGACCCTCAGCAGAATCTATTGACCCCATCCAG ACCTCAATGTCCTTGTCGTCAGAGCAGCCTCCTCCCTCTACAGCCCTCCCCCCTGCCTCTCAGACACAGGTTTTCCAACCTGTTTCCAAAGCTCCTCACAGCAGTGGCATCAATGTCAATGCAGCACCATTCCAGTCAATGCAGACA GTGTTCAACCTCAATGCCCCAGTCCCGCCAGCTAATGAGACCGAGGCTTTGAACCAGGCCAGCCAATACCAGAACAGCTACAACCAGGCTTTCAGCAGCCAGTCGCAGCATCCTGTGGAGCAGACGGACATGCAGTCAGAACAACTGCAATCTG TAGTTGGTGCCTTCCATTCCCAAGACCAGTCAGGAGGCCATCAGCAGCCTTCCCAACAGGGCCCAGGCTTTGGCAGGCAGGCTCAATCCTTCTACAATAGCAGAGGCATGTCTCGTGGTGGACCCCGCAATGCCAGGGGCATGATCAATGGCTACAGAGGCTCATCAAACGGATTCAGAG GTGGCTATGATGGTTATCGTCCTCCTTTTGCCAACACTCCAAACTCTGGTTATGGACAGACTCAGTTCAACACACCTCGAGATTACTCAAATGGGAATTATCAGAGG GATGGTTATCAACAAAACTACAAGCGCGGAGCTGGTCAGGGACCCAGAGGAGTGTCAAGAGGCAGCACTCAGGCAATGCGATCCTGA
- the lmo2 gene encoding rhombotin-2, whose translation MTSTIERKTLEANEEPVDEVLQMPPSLLTCGGCQQSIGDRFFLKAIEQYWHEDCLSCDLCGCRLGEVGRRLYYKLGRKLCRRDYLRLFGQDGLCASCEKRIRAFEMTMRVRDKVYHLECFKCAACQKHFCVGDRYLLINSDIVCEQDIFEWTKLNNNMV comes from the exons ATGACTTCCACTATAGAGAGGAAGACGCTGGAAGCCAATGA GGAGCCAGTGGATGAGGTCCTGCAGATGCCACCATCTCTGCTGACGTGCGGCGGGTGTCAGCAGAGCATTGGTGACCGGTTCTTCCTAAAGGCCATAGAGCAGTACTGGCACGAGGACTGTCTGAGCTGCGACCTGTGTGGCTGTCGGCTGGGGGAGGTGGGCCGCCGTCTCTACTATAAGCTGGGGAGAAAACTATGTCGGCGAGACTACCTCAG GCTTTTTGGTCAGGACGGTCTCTGTGCTTCCTGTGAAAAGAGGATCCGAGCGTTTGAGATGACGATGCGCGTGCGGGACAAGGTTTACCATCTGGAGTGCTTCAAGTGTGCCGCCTGCCAGAAACACTTCTGTGTGGGTGACCGCTACCTGCTCATCAACTCAGACATTGTGTGTGAGCAGGACATCTTCGAGTGGACCAAACTAAACAACAACATGGTTTAG